A section of the Mastomys coucha isolate ucsf_1 unplaced genomic scaffold, UCSF_Mcou_1 pScaffold15, whole genome shotgun sequence genome encodes:
- the LOC116091890 gene encoding epididymal-specific lipocalin-5 isoform X3 yields the protein MCSIARHMENIMLFTLLGLCVGLAAGTEGAVVKDFDISKFLGFWYEIALASKMGAHGLAHKEEKMGAMVVELKENLLALTTTYYNEDHCVLEKVAATQVDGPAQFKVTRLSGKKEVVVVATDYMTYAVIDITSLVAGAVHRAMKLYSRSLDNNGEALNNFQKIALKHGFSETDIYIFKHD from the exons ATGTGCTCAATTGCTAGGCATATGGAGAACATCATGCTCTTCACTTTGCTGGGACTGTGTGTGGGACTGGCAGCTGGCACAGAGGGTGCAGTGGTGAAGGACTTCGACATAAGCAAG TTTTTAGGCTTCTGGTATGAAATTGCCCTTGCCTCCAAGATGGGTGCACACGGCTTGGCAcacaaggaagagaagatgggagCCATGGTGGTTGAGCTGAAAGAAAACCTTCTGGCTCTGACCACCACCTATTACAA TGAGGACCACTGTGTGCTGGAGAAGGTTGCAGCCACTCAGGTGGATGGTCCAGCGCAGTTCAAAGTCACCAGATTATCAG gaaagaaagaagttgttGTTGTAGCCACAGACTATATGACGTATGCCGTGATTGATATCACCTCTCTGGTGGCTGGGGCAGTCCATCGGGCCATGAAACTGTACA GCCGGAGCTTGGACAACAATGGAGAAGCCCTGAATAATTTCCAGAAGATAGCCTTGAAGCATGGGTTTTCagaaacagacatatacattttCAAGCATGACT AG
- the LOC116091890 gene encoding epididymal-specific lipocalin-5 isoform X2: MCSIARHMENIMLFTLLGLCVGLAAGTEGAVVKDFDISKFLGFWYEIALASKMGAHGLAHKEEKMGAMVVELKENLLALTTTYYNEDHCVLEKVAATQVDGPAQFKVTRLSGKKEVVVVATDYMTYAVIDITSLVAGAVHRAMKLYSRSLDNNGEALNNFQKIALKHGFSETDIYIFKHDLTCVNALQSGRI, from the exons ATGTGCTCAATTGCTAGGCATATGGAGAACATCATGCTCTTCACTTTGCTGGGACTGTGTGTGGGACTGGCAGCTGGCACAGAGGGTGCAGTGGTGAAGGACTTCGACATAAGCAAG TTTTTAGGCTTCTGGTATGAAATTGCCCTTGCCTCCAAGATGGGTGCACACGGCTTGGCAcacaaggaagagaagatgggagCCATGGTGGTTGAGCTGAAAGAAAACCTTCTGGCTCTGACCACCACCTATTACAA TGAGGACCACTGTGTGCTGGAGAAGGTTGCAGCCACTCAGGTGGATGGTCCAGCGCAGTTCAAAGTCACCAGATTATCAG gaaagaaagaagttgttGTTGTAGCCACAGACTATATGACGTATGCCGTGATTGATATCACCTCTCTGGTGGCTGGGGCAGTCCATCGGGCCATGAAACTGTACA GCCGGAGCTTGGACAACAATGGAGAAGCCCTGAATAATTTCCAGAAGATAGCCTTGAAGCATGGGTTTTCagaaacagacatatacattttCAAGCATGACT TGACCTGTGTGAATGCACTGCAATCG GGACGGATATGA
- the LOC116091890 gene encoding epididymal-specific lipocalin-5 isoform X1: MCSIARHMENIMLFTLLGLCVGLAAGTEGAVVKDFDISKFLGFWYEIALASKMGAHGLAHKEEKMGAMVVELKENLLALTTTYYNEDHCVLEKVAATQVDGPAQFKVTRLSGKKEVVVVATDYMTYAVIDITSLVAGAVHRAMKLYSRSLDNNGEALNNFQKIALKHGFSETDIYIFKHDYREIKALPKPGSWDNRTLACDLGQLSPSGPWRPPMALSLVLLPAGTDMRRKQ, translated from the exons ATGTGCTCAATTGCTAGGCATATGGAGAACATCATGCTCTTCACTTTGCTGGGACTGTGTGTGGGACTGGCAGCTGGCACAGAGGGTGCAGTGGTGAAGGACTTCGACATAAGCAAG TTTTTAGGCTTCTGGTATGAAATTGCCCTTGCCTCCAAGATGGGTGCACACGGCTTGGCAcacaaggaagagaagatgggagCCATGGTGGTTGAGCTGAAAGAAAACCTTCTGGCTCTGACCACCACCTATTACAA TGAGGACCACTGTGTGCTGGAGAAGGTTGCAGCCACTCAGGTGGATGGTCCAGCGCAGTTCAAAGTCACCAGATTATCAG gaaagaaagaagttgttGTTGTAGCCACAGACTATATGACGTATGCCGTGATTGATATCACCTCTCTGGTGGCTGGGGCAGTCCATCGGGCCATGAAACTGTACA GCCGGAGCTTGGACAACAATGGAGAAGCCCTGAATAATTTCCAGAAGATAGCCTTGAAGCATGGGTTTTCagaaacagacatatacattttCAAGCATGACT ATAGAGAAATCAAGGCTTTGCCAAAGCCAGGCAGCTGGGACAACAGGACCCTAGCCTGTGACCTTGGCCAGTTGAGTCCCTCAGGTCCCTGGAGGCCACCCATGGCTCTGAGCTTGGTTCTTCTGCCTGCAGGGACGGATATGAGGAGGAAGCAATAG
- the Lcn6 gene encoding epididymal-specific lipocalin-6, giving the protein MKVILLTAALLALVSMTWLQAVWLGRLDPKQLLGPWYILAVASRAKDFMVEKDMKNVEGVVVTLTPDNKLRIQSSQHGPGGCHQSTVELLKQDSRWVFENPSLGILDYRVLGTNFKDYAVIFTQLEFGDEVFNTVELYSRTEMASHEAMQLFTKWIQGLGFSSQQQAQLQKDFTCAHKIL; this is encoded by the exons ATGAAGGTGATCCTTCTGACTGCCGCTCTTCTTGCTTTGGTCTCTATGACCTGGCTGCAGGCAGTATGGCTGGGAAGGCTGGACCCGAAGCAG CTCCTTGGGCCCTGGTACATCCTGGCTGTGGCCTCCCGTGCAAAGGATTTCATGGTGGAGAAGGACATGAAAAATGTGGAAGGTGTCGTGGTGACTCTTACTCCAGATAACAAATTGAGAATTCAGTCCTCTCAACATGG GCCAGGTGGATGTCATCAGAGCACTGTGGAGCTGCTGAAGCAAGATTCCCGATGGGTATTTGAGAATCCCT CTCTGGGTATATTGGATTATCGGGTACTGGGCACTAACTTCAAAGACTACGCCGTCATCTTCACACAGCTGGAATTTGGGGATGAGGTCTTCAACACAGTAGAGTTGTACA GTCGGACAGAGATGGCCAGCCACGAGGCCATGCAGCTGTTCACCAAATGGATCCAGGGTCTGGGCTTCTCATCTCAACAGCAGGCTCAGCTGCAGAAGGACT TCACTTGTGCACACAAGATCCTCTAG